A single window of Candidatus Poribacteria bacterium DNA harbors:
- a CDS encoding ferritin-like domain-containing protein translates to MSQVTNKAIIKELTRVYWLEVEATINYLAISVDLDGIRAEEIKKSLAADIQTEITHAQDLAARIKEIDGRVPGSFAFKPEQASLQPPEDSTDVVAAIHGVIEAEDAAIEQYNKIIRLCDGIDYVTQDLCIKLLADEEKHRREFRGFLKEYEKD, encoded by the coding sequence ATGAGTCAAGTAACAAACAAAGCAATCATAAAGGAACTCACTCGCGTCTATTGGTTAGAGGTGGAAGCAACCATCAACTATCTCGCCATTTCTGTCGATTTAGACGGCATTCGCGCCGAAGAAATTAAAAAGTCCCTGGCAGCAGACATCCAGACAGAAATTACACATGCACAGGACCTTGCCGCCCGCATCAAGGAGATCGACGGACGAGTCCCCGGCTCGTTTGCCTTTAAACCCGAACAAGCCTCGCTTCAACCACCAGAAGATTCAACAGATGTCGTTGCAGCAATTCATGGTGTCATCGAAGCGGAAGACGCTGCGATTGAACAATACAACAAGATTATTCGTCTGTGTGATGGGATCGATTACGTTACGCAAGACCTCTGCATTAAACTTCTCGCTGATGAAGAGAAACATCGTCGGGAGTTCAGAGGCTTCCTCAAGGAATACGAGAAAGACTAA